The stretch of DNA CACGTCGACACACATGTGGGGGCACGGTGATCAGCACCGACGGGGTGGACGTCTTCCTGGGCCTGGACGTCGGCAAGCAGACCCATCACGGCCACGGACTCACCCCGGCCGGGAAGAAAGTCTTCGACAAACCGCTGCCCAACAGCGAACCGAAGCTGCGGGCGGTCTTCGACAAGCTCAAGGACAAGTTCGGCACCGTCCTGGTGGTCGTGGACCAGCCCGCGTCCATCGGCGCCCTCCCGCTCACGGTCGCCCGGGACGCCGGCTGCCAGGTCGCCTACCTGCCCGGACTCGCGATGCGCCGGATCGCCGACCTCTACCCCGGCGAGGCCAAGACCGACGCCAAAGACGCCACCGTCATCGCCGACGCCGCCCGCACCATGCCCCACACCCTGCGCTCCCTGGACCTGGCCGACGAGGTCACCGCCGAGCTGACCATGCTGGCCGGTTTCGACCAGGATCTGGCCGGCGAGGCCAACCGCACCAGCAACCGCATCCGCGGCCTGCTCACCCAGTTCCACCCCAGCCTGGAACGCGTCCTGGGCCCGCGCCTGGACCATCCGGCGGTGACCTGGCTCCTGGAGCGTTACGGATCCCCGACCGCTTTGCGGAAGGCGGGCCGCCGCAGGCTGGTCGAGGCCGTCCGCCCCAGGGCCCCGCGCATGGCCCAGCGGCTGGTCCAGGACATCTTCGCGGCGCTGGACGAGCAGACCGTCGTCGTCCCCGGCACCGGCACCCTCGACGTCATCGTCCCGTCGCTGGCGAAGTCCCTGGCCGCCGTCCACGAACAACGCCGGGCCCTTCATGCCCGGATCGAGGCCCTGCTGGAGGCCCACCCTCTTTCCCGGGTCCTGACCTCGATGCCCGGCATCGGCGTCAGGACCGCCGCCATCCTCCTGACCACCGTCGGCGACGCCAGCACCTTCCCCACCGCCGCCCACCTCGCCTCCTACGCCGGCCTCGCCCCGGCCACCCGGCAGTCCGGCACATCGATCCACGGCGAGCACGCACCCCGAGGCGGGAACCGGCAGCTGAAACGGGCGATGTTCCTCTCCGCGTTCGCAGCCCTCCACGACCCGGCCTCCCGCAGCTACTACGACCGCTGCCGAGCCCGAGGCAACCCCCACACCCAAGCCCTCCTCCGCCTCGCCCGCCACCGCATCAGCGTCCTGTTCGCCATGCTCCGCGACGGAACCTTCTACGAACCAAGAACCCCCCGAACCGCTTGACGAAAAACATAGAGGCACCCCCGGATCACCGCGCGCCCGCTGAGGGAGCCCGCGTGGTGCGGTGCGGCCGGGTGACCCCGCGACCGAGGCCGGCGCCGCGCCACCGGCCCCGGCCGCGCCGTCCCGCGCGGAGCCCCCGCTCCGCCACCGGGGCGCGTGCCTCCGGTCCGCGCGGGGACCGGGGCCGAGCCGCACCCGCACCGCATGACCGGCGGGCCCGCCGGGCGGGTCACCCGTCCGTGCCTGCCCCGGCCCCGGCGTGGGGAGCCGGGGGAGGTGCGGGGCGGACTCAGTTCGCGTGCGTTGACAGGCAGAAGGGATGACCTGCCGGGTCCAGGAGCACCCGCCACACCTCGGGCCGAGGCTGGAAGGACGGCAGGATGGCCCCCAGGGCGAGCATTCTCTCCTGCGCGGCGTCCAGGTCGTCGACACCGAGTTCGAGGTGGGCCTGCTTGCTGTGGGCAGGGTCGGGACAGGCCGGCCGGGGGCTGGTAGCCCGTCTGGCGGATGAAGCCGAGCCCAGGGGCTCCCGCCCGCCCCAGCAGGACGAAGTCCTCACTGCGGTACAGCACGGGCAGGTCCAGGGCATCGCCGTAGAAGCGGGCCAGCTCGGCCGGGTCGGGGCAGTCGAGGTCGAAGGACAGCAGACGGATCGTCGCGGTGCTCATGGAAGTGGACCGTAGGCCACGACCCTGACAGCACCTGTCCTGGTCATCCGGGACACTGGGTGACTGTGATCAGGACCTCCTCCCGTCTGCTGCGCCTGGTGTCGCTGCTGTCCGCGCGCCCCGAATGGACCTGCCGCCAACTGGCCGAACGGATGGAGGTCACCGACCGCACGGTCCGCCGGGACATCGCCCGGCTGCGTGACCTCGGCTACGGAGTCGAGTCCGTCCCCGGCCCCTGGGGCGGCTACCGGCTCGGCCCCGGCGCCCGAATGCCGCCGCTGGTACTCGACGACGAAGAGGCCCTGGCCGTCGCCGTCGCCCTGCGCGAAGCCGCACTCAGCGGAGTCCTCGGTACGGGGCAAGCCGCCCTCTCCGCGCTGCTCAAGCTCCGCCAGAGCCTGCCCGCACGCCTCGCGGACCAACTGAGCACACTGGACGGGGCCCTCGAACACACCCCCCGCTCCGGCGAACCGCAGATCGACACCCTGGTGCTGCTGGACCTGGCGCGAGCCTGCCACAGCGCACTGCGCACCACCCTCGCCTACCGGGACCACGCCGGCCGGGCCTCCGTGCGGGCCATCGACCCGTACCGCCTGGTCCACACCGGCCTGCGCTGGTACCTGGTCGCCCGGGACGTCACCAGACAGCAATGGCGCACCTTCCGCGCCGACCGGGTGGTGAGCGTGCGCGCCACCACCGAACCGGCCGACCTGACCGATCCGCCCGACGCCGCCGCACTGGTCTCCGGCGCGATCGCGAGCGTCATGTACCCGGTGTACGCGACCGTCCGCCTCCCGCTCCCACTGGACCAGGCCCTGCGCAAGGTCCCCTCCACCATCGGAACCCACAGCCCTGACGGCCCCCAGGCCACCGTGGTCCACATCGGCGGCAACAGCACCGAACAACTCGCCGCCTACCTCCTCGGTCTGGCCACACCGCTCACCGTGCTGTCCCCGGACCCGGTACGGCAGGCCCTCCTCCGCCACGCCCACGCTCTCCTGACGGCCAATCCCTGACAGCCGTTCTCGCATGGAGGTCGGCCGCCGGGGCCCGGACGTGATGTCGGAGATCCTGGTCGGCCTCCTCCCCGTGACACCTTCCCGTGGCTGCGTGGTGGCCGGGGTTGGGTGGGTGGAGCACGGCCGGGGCGCTGGGGTGGTGGTGTAGGGCCCAGGTGGTGGCCTGGTCACACCCGGCCTTGCGGCCTGGTGTTCCCGGCGCAGCCACCACGGGTCGTTGTCGTAGCCGGAGGGCCCGCCGGTTCCGCGGCGCCGACGGATGACGCCGCCCATCCACTCGATCAACGGACCACCGTGATCCGCCGCCAACGGCCTCAGCCACGCGCGCCCGACCCTCACCGAGCCTGCGGCAGAACAATCCCGTCCGCGGGCAGCGCCTGCGGCTACCCAGCACCACCGTCCACCCACACCAGCTCCGCCATAGTCGGGTCCAGCAGCGCGTCCGCGACCGTCACCACCTCAGGGAAGACGACCACATCCCGCCCCACAAACCGCCACCACTCCAGATCACCACCTGCATCCCCGCCCGCGATCTGGTGCAGCCGCTGCGGCCAGATCGTCTCCCGCTCCAGCGCAAGGCCAGCTCCCACCACCGCGCCACAACCGCATGCACCAGGGCGAACACCCGCTCCGGCCCGGCCCCCCCCCCGCCCGCACCGCCCGCCGCGCCACCCCCGTCCACTGCCGCTGCGTCCCGACCACCTCCGGCAGGTGCCGCACGTCCGGGTACTCACGAGGCTGGTCGGCGTCCGCGTCCAAGAGCTACCGCCCGTGCCGTACGCACACCCGGTCACACCGCGGGGCGTACCGCACCACTCGCACGGCGGTTCTCGTACGCCGGGCTGTGCACAGCCCGGCAGCCGAACACCACGGGACCGGCCACACCCTGAACACACCCGCCGCAGCAACCAATGGCGCCAATCAGACGTCGGACACCACATGGATCGCGCATGGCTCTTCTCGCTCATACCGCTGCTGATCGGGGTGAGCTTCCTCAGCGTTGGCGTGTACGGACTGCGCCGCGCCAGTGCGCTTCGTCGCAGCGGTATACCCGCAGTCGGGCGAGTCGTGCGTTATGACACCAGGCGGGACGACGACGGAGTCAAGTACCACCACCCGGTCATCGCCTGGACGGCCCGGGACGGTCGCGAGTACACCCATCCCTCGACGCTGGGCCGCGGCACGGTTCCCCCCCGGCTTTGGCGTCGGCAAGTTCGTCACGGTCCTGTACGACCCGGCCAATCCCGGCCGCTTCGAGATCCGAGGCTGGGATTCCAGGGCCTTCTACCTCATCTTCGCCTGGGTGGGAACCGCACTAACAGCAGGCACTTTGTTGCTCCTGACCATCAGGATGATCACACTTTGATCATCCCGGGCTCCTCGTGAACCCACGGTCCCGGGTGTCCTGTGACAGCGCACCTGGATCAGTTCCAGCGGAGTTGGACCGAACGGAGTTCGTGACAGCGAAGATGGACCTGCTGCGCAGGCCGGAGTGGGTTGCACTGCTGGCAGCTGATGTAAACGAGGCCCCGCCTTCCTCACAGCCGCGGCTCAGGCAGAGGCGGTCACCGCGTGACCCATCAACTCAACGGAGCCGGCTTGTCTCGGCCGCCAACTGCGCTCGATCATGGTCGGATGAGACCAGAAGTCCAGGTGTTCGTGGCCGATGGCCCTCTTCCCGACCGGGACGCCGACGAGGAGGAGATCGACCGGCGCTGCGACCAACTCGAAGCCATCGCCAAGCCCATCACCGGCAAGGAGGCCCGGGCACTGGTTGCCTGCTTTGGCCCGGACGATTGTTACGGCGTCGCCTGGACCCTGCTGCACCTCATCGAGACAGGCCCGAATCCAGTCCTGACCACTGAGCCCGCCCCCGACGCCAACGAGTGGCACCACACCCTCTGGGCCCGCATCGCCAACAGCGGACTCGCCCCCACCGCTTGACGCGCAAACCACACGGTGTCCGCAGCGGTCCACCATCGCTGTCACGAACACCGCGTTCGGTCCAACTCCGGTGGCAATCAGTCCCGGTTCGCTGTCACAGGACAGGACACCGGGTACGCGAGCGAGCACCGGTGCAGAAAAACTCGTTGGCTTCGGCTGTCACACCGCGGACATCCCACGCACCTGTAGCAGGTGACAGAGGACCTCGAAGCGGGATTTGCACGTCACCCACCCCCTGACCCCGTACACGCCCCGGCAGCAACGGGGCCAGCGGCCAAAGAGGTGCTCGCGGCCGCGCCGGCGCGGTGAGCGGGCGCCGGCCCGGGTGCGCTGTCCGGAAGACCGCGCGACCGGCCGGCCCCGGCTTCGCGGGCACTGCTCGCCGGCCTGCTGAACAGCCACCCGGCGGTGCGCACGCTGGACCGCCTCCTGGCTGCGCATCTGGGCCTGGCCACCGGTCCTGCCCGACCGGCTGTCGGCCGCTTCACCCCGCTGCCGACCGCGCTGCGCTGGATCGAGCCGGCCGGGCCGCCCGACCCGCCTCCCGGCTGCCGCGCCCGGCGAACTACAGAGCTTGGTCCTTGCCTCTGCTGTCCCGTACGTCGGCGGTGCCGTGCTTGCGCAGCAGATTGCCCGCGAGGGCCCTGGCCGACTTCTTCGACGGCTGGGGCACAACGGGCGGACCGTCTGCCTGACAGGCACCGGGCCAGGCAAGCCAGCCCGGTCGGCCTGCTGCGGGAGCTGGTGCTCACCGTCCGCCCCAGCCGGCGGCAGGCCGTTCGGCTGGGCTCGTCCTGCCCGGAACGCTGTGATGGGTCTGCGGTGCTGCTGTGGCGCGGGCTTCCCGCCTGACCGACTCTGGCGTGAAGGGGACGACCGACGAGCGGGCCGACACAAGGAGACCAATTCATGGCCATCACCACGACCGACCACTGGGTCCCTCACACCTCGACGGTCTCCGCGAACGAGGGCCAGAAGGTGGAGCTGTTCGTAAGGGAACACGACGGTGCCTCCGGTCCCCCTGCGAACCGTAAGGCCGTCCTCATGCTGCACGGCAGGAGTGTGCCGGTGCTGGCAGGCTACGACCTCCAGCACACCTCGTACGGGTGGGCCAAGGCTCTCGCACAGGCCGGTTATGACGTCTTCATGATGGACCTGCAGGGCTCCGGACGGTCGCCGCGTCCTCGGATGGAGGATCCCTGCAATGTCAACCCCAACCAGCAGGCTGCCGTCATTCCCCCGCTGTCAGGCCCACGAACGGCGAGCTACCCGTTCGTACTGACCAACTCCCAGAGCGACCAGGACGAGCTCAGCACCGTCGTCGAGTACATCTGCAACAAACGCAACGTTTCAAAGGTCGCCTTCATCGGCTGGTCGGCGGCCGCGTTCGCCATGGGACCGTACGCAATCAAGAATCCGGGGAAGGTGGAAAGCTTGTTCCTCCTCGGCCCGATCTTCCCTCCGCTGGGCCCCTCGAACCCGCCGACCCTGCCAGTGCTCGGCTTCCCCACCCACGTGCTCACCCGCACAAGTATCGAGCAAGCCTTGGCCATGAAGTGCGCCAACCAGCACGAGCCCGGCATGGTCGACGTGGTGTGGAGCGCCCTCATGGACAACGATCCGATCGGCCGTGAATGGGGAAAGCTCCTTCCCACCGGACAGCCGGCAGGCGTCAGCCGATTCCGGAACTTCGTCACAT from Streptomyces pactum encodes:
- a CDS encoding helix-turn-helix transcriptional regulator, with translation MIRTSSRLLRLVSLLSARPEWTCRQLAERMEVTDRTVRRDIARLRDLGYGVESVPGPWGGYRLGPGARMPPLVLDDEEALAVAVALREAALSGVLGTGQAALSALLKLRQSLPARLADQLSTLDGALEHTPRSGEPQIDTLVLLDLARACHSALRTTLAYRDHAGRASVRAIDPYRLVHTGLRWYLVARDVTRQQWRTFRADRVVSVRATTEPADLTDPPDAAALVSGAIASVMYPVYATVRLPLPLDQALRKVPSTIGTHSPDGPQATVVHIGGNSTEQLAAYLLGLATPLTVLSPDPVRQALLRHAHALLTANP
- a CDS encoding VOC family protein yields the protein MRTSSCWGGREPLGSASSARRATSPRPACPDPAHSKQAHLELGVDDLDAAQERMLALGAILPSFQPRPEVWRVLLDPAGHPFCLSTHAN
- a CDS encoding IS110 family transposase, which translates into the protein MISTDGVDVFLGLDVGKQTHHGHGLTPAGKKVFDKPLPNSEPKLRAVFDKLKDKFGTVLVVVDQPASIGALPLTVARDAGCQVAYLPGLAMRRIADLYPGEAKTDAKDATVIADAARTMPHTLRSLDLADEVTAELTMLAGFDQDLAGEANRTSNRIRGLLTQFHPSLERVLGPRLDHPAVTWLLERYGSPTALRKAGRRRLVEAVRPRAPRMAQRLVQDIFAALDEQTVVVPGTGTLDVIVPSLAKSLAAVHEQRRALHARIEALLEAHPLSRVLTSMPGIGVRTAAILLTTVGDASTFPTAAHLASYAGLAPATRQSGTSIHGEHAPRGGNRQLKRAMFLSAFAALHDPASRSYYDRCRARGNPHTQALLRLARHRISVLFAMLRDGTFYEPRTPRTA
- a CDS encoding alpha/beta fold hydrolase, which produces MAITTTDHWVPHTSTVSANEGQKVELFVREHDGASGPPANRKAVLMLHGRSVPVLAGYDLQHTSYGWAKALAQAGYDVFMMDLQGSGRSPRPRMEDPCNVNPNQQAAVIPPLSGPRTASYPFVLTNSQSDQDELSTVVEYICNKRNVSKVAFIGWSAAAFAMGPYAIKNPGKVESLFLLGPIFPPLGPSNPPTLPVLGFPTHVLTRTSIEQALAMKCANQHEPGMVDVVWSALMDNDPIGREWGKLLPTGQPAGVSRFRNFVTWGWNNAAAGQGGILGGSVPVLIVHGEHDQTANTTPPSSNPALDFHVPALYDAITGPHKLLVTVKCAGHSMPWETQHKNLHNLSKHWLKHTKVDDKTQGRFEMDENGNVSPAP